Genomic segment of Triticum aestivum cultivar Chinese Spring chromosome 6A, IWGSC CS RefSeq v2.1, whole genome shotgun sequence:
TCTCATGCGATAAGTTTTTTTCCCACAAAACTCCCTATTGCATACACCATTTAGTTCCGGATATTTTGGTACGGTAATTGCATGGGTGAGGATTCCGGATCAAAGAGAATCAGCATGGAGATCGCTCCATTCGCGGGGCCATTTTTTTTACCGTAGACTTTTATTTGGTGGAAACAACCTATCGAAGGGAATCAAAGAGCTGGAAATAAGAAATGATTAATATTTCAGAATTCCCTTAAATTAATACACACCCAATAATATGAAAcaaaggtcaatactttgaagatCCTATTTTATGTTTGATGATCATATAATGCAAATGTGTAACCTGGAGTACTCCGCACGACACATTTGACACCAAGCAATCGGTTGCTCAGCAGAGTGATAAAATCTTGGATGATATATGTGAGGACAAGCACGCATTACATGAATTGATAGCCGAACTGTAGCATAATTTATTTTTCGCACCGGGGCCCCAAATTTCTGGAGACGGCCCTGGAAATAACTATGCCTCGTGTAAATCCTACACCATTGGATATTACATGAAGATTCGTGAGGATTTTTTTCTTTTACTCCCTCTggttctttttagtctgcatataagtttcgTCCGAAGTCAAGGTATCTCTACTATCAACATTgacaatgccaaatcaatattgttagattcattgtGAAATGTTGTTTCATAGTATACATATTTTGTattatagatgttgatatttttttaatataaatttggtcaaactttgtaaagtttgacttgaaAATAATCTAAtacgcagagtaaaaaggaccggggggagtttttgttttgtttatttaaactagtaataatgtacgtCCAATGCAtgtttatattaggtaggatattagttgcacATTATATTAGGTAAAATATATCTGTTGCACGTTGGTATTTGGTAATATATCAATTACTTTTTCACgggaatggtaggatattaattacatggcagatttcaAGGAATAGCGTTGAGTCAAAACATGTTTGATGCCAATGGCAGTGGTGGATAATTAGAGCGTTAAACATGTTTGATGCTCAACATTGGAGCAatttgaaccgctagataacatgatttgacggCCGAGATGGTTTGAATCTGcccatttgggtctttttatattggtatagatggtGTTGGAGTTAGTTGAGAGTTTGTTATTTCTTATCAAGATGAGAAATAGCAAATCTGTTTTAAATATTTGTAAATTCAAACCTGTTTTCAGGTTTCTAGCCTTTGGAGGCACACCGGATGTGTGAATAAAACATGATGGTAATTATGTAAAAAAAAAGACATAACACTAATGGTTAAACTTTATTACTTCATTATCTACTGCATTGTTAAGGAAAAATAAATAGGTGACTTCCGAAATGCAATGTTGCATTGTCTCTTTACATGCTTGTATACTTCTAGTCACAAACGACGCATGCACAAAACGGAGAGGAAGAATAACCCGTACAACATGCCTCCTTGACAACTTTCCCTTTGTAAGCATTCCTGCAGGTATATGTGTTATAAAAGAATTCGAAAATATAAACAAAAATAATAAGACACACGCAAGAAAGACTTTGCATGTACCTGCGTGATTATGGGCCAGCCTGTTTAGGGCGTCCTTGAGGCGAGACGGTCTTGTATCTCACTGCGGGCGAGACACATGAGCGCCCTGACTCCGCTCAGAAATAAAATCAGCGATCTGACCAAACTTGTTTATTGCAAAGGCAAATTATTTGTTAAATTTGTCATTggtttccattgctttggtttggtacttcctctgtaaaccaatataagatcgtttagatcactactagTAAATATTTGTTGTCGCTGCTGATTCGTGTACTTTACACTGTCCACATGTACTTGTGGGACCTCACAAAAATCCAAGTGAACTATGCGGTGGAGCTTCTTGTACGAGCTAACCTTGCTGTATGCTGTTCATCATCTTTGGTTTTCCTTGCTTTGAGTTTGGGTCATGGATATAGCCGACTCATGTTACCGTGTGCACGCATAGAGAAGTGATTATGTGTGTACATGCAAGCTGAAAGTGAGTTTCGTTAGCAATAAGCGTGTGCAGATTAGGGTGTACCACAATACATCAATGTTACATAGGTAAAAAGACATACACATGAGGATTAGATGTCCTCAACTTACAATACTATACAGAAAATGAAATGCAATACAAACGAAGCTAAAGACAAAATAGTACTTCAACGAACAATTAAACAAACAAACACACGCGGGAACACGAGACTTTTTAGAACTGTGCTTGGATCCAATCGACTGTGTTCTTCTCCACCTGGAATGCCTTGGCAATAACATCATCAGAGATGGCAGGCTCCGATCCAAACACCGCGTTGGCTACCGTGATCACTCCGGAGTTCTGGCTGCTCAGTGCCGCGATGGCCACCGCATGAGTATTCCCATTATTTAACTGGTAATGGACGAGGCCCTTGGGGAACACAAACACGTCTCCCTTGGCCATAACCTTGTTGAAGTGTCTGTTCTCAGGGTTCGAGGTGACGAAGCCGACGTGGAGGCAGCCCTCTAGCACGGTCAAGATCTCGGTGGAGCGCGGGTGGGTGTGAGGAGGGTTGAGGCCGTTCGGCGCATAATCGATGCGGACGAGGGAGACGCCCATGGTGTTCAGCCCACCGATCTGCGCGACGTTGACGGCGGTCACCGCGGAGCCCTGCTTGTTGGCCGTGTTGCCGGCCAGATGGAGGCCGGAGAAGAAGAAGTCCTCCGCGACGACATCCTTCGCGTCTTTGCAAGGCAGTCCATTGACACGCACTGCGGTGATTGGATGCATCCATGTAAGATGTCAGAGACGAGTGATTGCTTAACTGCAATTCCATGAGGGTGTATTAGCCAGTATGCATTTACATCACCTTGAGACGTCTTGTCCGCAACGCAGAAGTCCTGGAGAAGGCTGGGGTCGGAGGCGGCGACGCCATGCTGCGAGCATGCAAAGGCCAAGAGAGCTCCTGCAAGGAGCAGCACACGAATGGCCACCATGTCTCAAGTCACCAGGCAGTGTTGGCACTGGTAGGAACGAACTCGCTGTCAAGCTCTGGGAATTGGTTGCTCTGAGTCTGCTGCTTGAACTGTGCGATGTCTAAGCAGTAATGGAGTCTGGTATTTATAGGGAGATCCTGCCATAGTgccatgtatatatgtatatgtatatacatggtTGGGTAGGAACAAGTCTTATGATGTGGGCGGCGTGTGCTTAGATCTGGACAGCCTGCTAcgcatatgtatgtatgtatgtatgtatgtatgtatgttagACGGCAGGATCAAATTATCTATGCTTGAACAAGTCGCCTGTGCATATCGACAACGACCAAGAATCCAAGGAGGCAAATACAGAACGATAACCTCCTTGACCATGGACCCCCTCAGGATGGCCTTGCGTCGGGCGCCGATTCGGTTTATATGAAGCAGAAGAACACATCTTCATGACAGATTGTAAAGTTTGTGATTATCTTTTTCAAGACACCTGCATCTATTGGTGTCCGTTCATGTATTTCTGCTGTAATTCTAGAGCAATACATGATGACGAGATAGAGGTACATTAACTAACAGTATATCTTCATGCATTTCGATCAGGAATGGTCCGtcggggtgttggaaatatgccctagaggcaataataaattgattattattatatttccttgttcatgataatcgtttgttatccatgctagaattgtattgataggaaactcagatacatgtgtggatacatagacaacaccatgttcctagtaagcctctagttgactagctcgttgatcaatagatggttacggtttcctgaccatggacattagatgacgttgataacgggatcacatcattaggagaatgatgtgatggacaagacccaatcctaagcctagcacaaagatcatgtagttcgtccgctaaagcttttctaatgtcaagtatcatttccttagaccatgagattgtgcaactcccggataccgtaggaatactttgggtgtgccaaacgtcacaacgtaactgggtggctataaaggtgcactacgggtatctccgaaagtgtctgttgggttggcacgaatcgagattgggatttgtcactccgtgtgacggagaggtatctctgggcccactcgataggacatcatcatagtgtgcacaatgtgatcaaggagttgatcacgggatgatgtgttacggaacgagtaaaaagacttgccggtaacgagattgaacaaggtatcgggataccgacgatcgaatctcgggcaagtatcgtaccgctggacaaagggaattgtatacgggattgatcgaattctcgacatcgtggttcatccgatgagatcatcgtggaacatgtgggaaccaacatgggtatccagatcccgttgttggttattgaccggagaacgtctcggtcatgtctgcatggttcctgaacccgtagggtctacacacttaaggttcgatgacgctagggttataaaggaagtttgtatgtggttaccgaatgttgtttggagtcccggatgagatcccggacgtcacgaggagttccggaatgatccggaggtaaagatttatatataggaagtcctatttcggccatcgggacaagtttcggagtcatcggtattgtaccgggaccacaggaagggtcccgggggcccaccgggtggggccacctatcccggagggtcccatgggctgaagtgggatgggatccagcccaaagtgggctggggcaccactttcccctagggcccatgcgcctagtgtgggggaaaccctaaaggaagagtcccagaaggggaaggcacctcctaggtgccttggggaggagggattcctcccttggccgccgcccccccccccccccccccccccctaggagattggatctcctagggccggcgccccccctggccccccctatatatagtgggggagatggaggacttctcacctttgcctttggtgcagcccctcccgtctcccaagtccttctcctctcccatggtgcttggcgaagccctgcaggattgccacgctcctccaccaccaccacgctgttgtgctgctgctggatggagtcttcctcaacctctccttctctccttgctggatcaaggcgtgggagacatcatcgggctgtacgtgtgttgaacgcggaggtgccgtccgttcggcactaggatcatcggtgatttggatcacgacgagtacgactccatcaaccccgttcacttgaacacttccgcttagcgatctacaagggtatgtagatgcactctccttcccctcgttgctagtctctccatagatagatcttggtgacacgtagaaattttttgaatttttgctacgttccccaacacagggtACGGAGAAGCATCAAGATGAACAACACCAGATTACAATTAACCCAGCCTTATGTTGTACTACAACAGTATACAACTGTACAAGTGAAGACACGGGTTGATATAAACTATAAATTGCAGACTAGCTCTACTTATCCGTTTTCGAGGGATCCATCAGTACAAGAAGCAAGTTCGTCAACAGAAAACAGAAGCCAGCAAGACAGGTTATATTAGGCTCCGGGCCAATAATTCCAACCGAACAGAACATAGGCAAGATCCAGAGAGCAAGTGTGACCAAGCCTTCACCCTTCAGTAAACACACCAAATTGTCATCCATCATGAACTTACAGTAAACACACCATAGCGAAGCCATGGCGTCGATCAGGAAAGCAGGAAAGTATTACAGAAGGGCGCAAGTTACCATATCAAAGCCATAGCGTCGACCAGGAAAGTAATGGCTACCAACAGGATGGATGAGATATACTTGCTTACAAAGTACACTCACTGATGCCATTGATTTTTCGTACACGGCATACAGTTTGACAGAACCCTTTGTCAGATATCTCTATTTTCTGATGCGGAGATATGATGCTCTTTTCATGATATATTTCGTGTGTCCTACACAgacttttctctatcttttttcaTCTTTTCTACTTCTTGGTAGGGTATGACAGCATTTCAGCCTGCAAAGACGAAAGTAGAACTTGGATCAGAACTTGAAATGAGAAGAGACGAAACATAAAACTGGAAACACGTCTTTCATAACTGAATTGGCACAAGGGGCAATCGCCTAGCAGGTTTCAAAACAAGTGTTTGGTGCTGCAGCAAAGAGTTTTCAGAACAAACTTGCCTGGTTATTTGCATGATCGATTTCGAAGAACTACGTCTTCTGCACGGCTGCCTCAGGATCCCAGCTCCTGGAACACAAGTCAGCACTGCCGCAGCCACTCAGTACCAGGCTCAGGCTTCCAGTTGCGCACCCTGAGGACACCGATGACACCATTGTAGTGGAACGGCTGTCTGAGTGTCCACTCCAGGTGCTTGAGAGTGTAGCCAGAAAAG
This window contains:
- the LOC123131534 gene encoding putative germin-like protein 2-2 → MVAIRVLLLAGALLAFACSQHGVAASDPSLLQDFCVADKTSQVRVNGLPCKDAKDVVAEDFFFSGLHLAGNTANKQGSAVTAVNVAQIGGLNTMGVSLVRIDYAPNGLNPPHTHPRSTEILTVLEGCLHVGFVTSNPENRHFNKVMAKGDVFVFPKGLVHYQLNNGNTHAVAIAALSSQNSGVITVANAVFGSEPAISDDVIAKAFQVEKNTVDWIQAQF